The sequence below is a genomic window from bacterium 336/3.
CTCCATTCAGTTGTCCAGCAGGTTTAGGAGTAGTATTCCCAGCCAGTCCATCTACCTTTATTTCCCAAATGGTTACCCCTAAATCTTTGTTATGTTTTACTGACGCTGACTTAATTTTAAAATTACTATTGTTGTAATTTCCACATTTATCACAAGCATTAGCATTTATAAAACCTAAAAATGCTATTACAATAATTACTGTTATTTTTTTCATTTCGAATAAATTGGTTTTATGTTGTGAAAATAAATATAAAAATTAGGATTCCTAACTTTTGTGTGTAAAAAAATTTTAACCTTTTACATCAGCCAAAGAAGCCCCATAATTGATGTGTAAAACATTTCCAGTTGGTGTAAGCAAGGCAGGAACAGATTTTACACCTTTGTTTTCTGCTTCTGAGATACGATTTTTACTTTCGCCCAAATGCACAATTTCCACATTTTCTTTTCCAATAAGTGTGATGATTTCCTGCTCTGCACTCACACATACAGGACAACCTGCATGATAAAACACTGATTTTGACATAATTTTAAAAATTTTGAAGTGATAGGCTATATTGCCGATACAAATATAGTTAGGATTCCTAAATAAAAAAAACAATTGAGTAAATTTTTAATAAAAAAGCTCTTATTATATCTAATAAGAGCTTCATTTTAAGCATTTTCAGCCAAATACACTTCATTTTCCCATGCTTCTAAGCGTTTGTTCATAATGGCAAACCACAACGGAGGTACAAGAGCTGTAAGTATCATCGTTGGATAACCTGCGGGTAGTTGGGGGCTTTCCTCAAAGTGCCTCAAAACCTGATACCTGCGATTTGCAAATGCATGATGGTCAGAGTGGCGTTGAAGCTGAAACAAAAAGAAATTACTGATTAAATGACTTGCATTCCAAGAGTGTAGATGTTCAACTCTTTGGTATTTGCCCGAAGGCAAGAGTTTTCTTTTAATTCCGTAGTGTTCTATATAATTTACAGCCTCTAACAGCGAAAAACCCAAAATACTCTGTACCAAGAAAAAAACTGGTACTTGCCACACGAAATATCCTTGTAAATAACTGATTAAAAGCGTAATAACTCCAATAAACAAGATGGGTTGAAAAATACAAGCCCACATTTCGTTAGAAAAATGCCACACACTTAGATTCTGTTTTTGAAGACGGCGTTTCTCCAAGTCCCAAGCACTACGGATACTCCCTACCACAGTTTGCCACCAAAAAGCATAAAAAGTCTGGTTTTTTCTGCTGGTGGCAGGATCTAAAGGTGTAGCCACATTTACATGATGCCCTCTGTTGTGTTCTATATAAAAGTGTCTGTAACAAACTGTTGCAAGAATTACTTTGGCTAAAAACTGCTCAATTCTAGTATTCTTATGC
It includes:
- a CDS encoding alkane 1-monooxygenase; its protein translation is MKSLKKLGYLMPFILPTLWLTGYYGGGIWNYATLIFAFVLIPILDAGVGVDTQNPEKEEEKSLSDEKFYKIVTFSWAFLQVGLVIWACYVVSLQTLQTYELVGFVLSTMTVTGGVGITVAHELGHKNTRIEQFLAKVILATVCYRHFYIEHNRGHHVNVATPLDPATSRKNQTFYAFWWQTVVGSIRSAWDLEKRRLQKQNLSVWHFSNEMWACIFQPILFIGVITLLISYLQGYFVWQVPVFFLVQSILGFSLLEAVNYIEHYGIKRKLLPSGKYQRVEHLHSWNASHLISNFFLFQLQRHSDHHAFANRRYQVLRHFEESPQLPAGYPTMILTALVPPLWFAIMNKRLEAWENEVYLAENA
- a CDS encoding thioredoxin encodes the protein MSKSVFYHAGCPVCVSAEQEIITLIGKENVEIVHLGESKNRISEAENKGVKSVPALLTPTGNVLHINYGASLADVKG